In Stenotrophomonas sp. 169, one DNA window encodes the following:
- a CDS encoding LEA type 2 family protein, translating into MFRRFRTALILLSLLALTACGEGVVKRVSEPATRLQQLTVNADGSWKIALRLQNFSSMPMHFDDVELKLSVGDADAGTLSAKPGVSIGGTSADVIELQVQPAAQARLMVADALAGNHTLSYTLEGSVSATPEEKKQRTFQINNRSTLNPAPGLPGVLR; encoded by the coding sequence ATGTTCCGCCGCTTCCGTACTGCCCTGATTCTGCTTTCCCTGCTCGCCCTGACCGCCTGCGGCGAGGGCGTGGTGAAGCGCGTTTCCGAACCCGCCACGCGCCTGCAGCAGCTCACCGTCAATGCCGACGGGAGCTGGAAGATCGCGCTGCGCCTGCAGAACTTCAGCTCGATGCCGATGCACTTCGATGACGTGGAACTGAAGCTTTCGGTCGGCGACGCCGACGCCGGGACGCTCAGCGCCAAACCCGGCGTGTCCATCGGCGGCACATCGGCCGACGTGATCGAACTGCAGGTACAGCCCGCTGCACAGGCGCGCCTGATGGTGGCCGATGCACTGGCCGGCAACCACACCCTTTCCTACACGTTGGAAGGATCGGTCTCAGCCACGCCGGAAGAGAAAAAGCAGCGCACGTTCCAGATCAACAACCGCAGCACCCTCAACCCCGCACCGGGCCTGCCCGGCGTGCTGCGCTGA
- a CDS encoding lipocalin family protein: MKNRHALPRLLASAALLCLTVSAYAAEPVRSVAALDIDRYAGQWHEIAHLPVSFQKKCVGDITATYSLRSDGRISVLNGCRVEDGSRLQAEGVARPVTGEPGQLQVRFAPDWLSWVPLVWADYWVIALDPDYQWAVVGEPDRKYLWILSRSPSMPRAQLDALKARAESMGYDLAPLRVLAPIE, translated from the coding sequence ATGAAAAATCGTCATGCCCTGCCCCGCCTGCTGGCATCCGCTGCGCTGCTGTGCCTCACCGTGAGCGCTTACGCTGCCGAGCCGGTGCGCTCGGTTGCAGCGCTGGATATCGACCGCTATGCCGGCCAGTGGCATGAGATCGCGCACCTGCCCGTGTCGTTCCAGAAAAAGTGCGTGGGTGACATCACCGCGACCTACAGCCTGCGCAGCGACGGGCGCATCAGCGTGCTGAACGGCTGCCGCGTGGAAGATGGCAGCCGGCTGCAGGCCGAGGGCGTGGCGCGCCCGGTCACCGGCGAGCCCGGACAGCTGCAGGTGCGCTTTGCGCCAGACTGGCTGTCGTGGGTACCGCTGGTATGGGCGGATTACTGGGTGATCGCGCTGGACCCGGACTACCAGTGGGCGGTGGTCGGCGAGCCGGATCGCAAATACCTGTGGATCCTTTCGCGCTCGCCAAGCATGCCGCGGGCGCAGTTGGACGCCCTGAAGGCACGTGCCGAATCGATGGGCTACGACCTGGCGCCACTGCGGGTGTTGGCGCCCATCGAATAA
- the map gene encoding type I methionyl aminopeptidase: MIKSAQEIALMGTSGALLAQVFDRLDRLPLEGRSTMEINDLVERMIVDDLQARPASKGQYDFPFVLNASIDDIVCHGMPSADDVLRSGQIVNLDITLEKNGYIADSSTTYLVGEVAYPARRLVRATYLAMWKGIAAVRPGAHTGDIGHAIARFAREMGYSVVKEYCGHGIGTEMHEEPQILHYGHAGTGVELEEGMVFTIEPMLNQGKAAIRHRPDAWPVHTRDGKLSAQFEHTVAVTREGVQVLTLRQGESAPA; encoded by the coding sequence ATGATCAAGAGTGCGCAGGAAATCGCCTTGATGGGCACGTCCGGCGCCCTGCTCGCGCAGGTGTTCGATCGCCTGGACCGGCTGCCCCTCGAGGGCCGCAGCACGATGGAGATCAATGATCTGGTCGAACGGATGATCGTCGACGACCTGCAGGCGCGACCGGCCAGCAAGGGGCAGTACGATTTCCCGTTCGTGCTCAATGCGTCCATTGACGACATCGTCTGCCACGGCATGCCGTCAGCAGATGACGTGCTGCGCAGCGGGCAGATCGTCAACCTCGATATCACCCTGGAAAAAAATGGCTACATCGCCGATTCCAGCACGACGTATCTGGTGGGCGAAGTTGCCTATCCGGCGCGTCGCCTGGTGCGCGCGACGTACCTGGCGATGTGGAAAGGCATCGCGGCGGTGCGGCCGGGTGCACACACCGGCGACATTGGCCACGCCATCGCCCGCTTCGCGCGCGAAATGGGCTACAGCGTGGTCAAGGAATACTGCGGTCACGGCATCGGTACGGAGATGCACGAGGAACCCCAGATCCTGCATTACGGCCATGCCGGCACCGGCGTGGAACTGGAAGAGGGGATGGTGTTCACCATCGAACCGATGCTCAACCAGGGCAAGGCCGCGATCCGGCACCGCCCGGACGCATGGCCCGTGCATACGCGCGACGGCAAACTGTCAGCGCAGTTCGAACACACCGTGGCGGTGACACGCGAGGGTGTGCAGGTACTGACCCTGCGACAAGGCGAGAGCGCTCCCGCCTGA
- a CDS encoding ParD-like family protein: MGIVNIDDELHDQLRRACTVSHRSINAQANFWIKGGMLCEMHPETSFQDIVASELRAAGVQPKRLSEPRT; encoded by the coding sequence ATGGGCATCGTCAACATCGACGACGAACTGCACGATCAGCTGCGTCGCGCGTGCACCGTCAGCCACCGCTCGATCAATGCGCAGGCCAACTTCTGGATCAAGGGGGGCATGCTGTGCGAAATGCACCCGGAGACGAGCTTCCAGGACATCGTCGCCAGCGAGCTGCGCGCTGCCGGCGTGCAGCCGAAGCGACTCAGTGAACCGCGCACATGA
- a CDS encoding NADP-dependent oxidoreductase yields the protein MSVSVSSTDRIVLASRPNGAPVAANFRREQAALPPLQPGQVLLRNRYLSLDPYMRGRMEEGPSYAPPVALDAVMEGSTVSEVVASADDALTVGTLVIAPGGWQTHAVVDAASISRRLNPAGLPLSTALGVHGMPGFTAYAGLQEIGRVQPGETLVVAAASGPVGATVVQLAKQQGARVVGIAGGEAKRAYVETLGADVALDHRADDFAEQLRHAAPDGIDVYFENVGGKVFDAVLPLLNDFARVPVCGTIATYNARGVRVPGPDRLPGFFSQVLRQRLNVRGFIQSDFNDLFPRFEQDMAQWLREGRIQYREDIVQGLDAAPDAFFGLLQGRNFGKLVVELD from the coding sequence ATGAGCGTTTCTGTCAGCAGTACCGACCGCATCGTGCTTGCCTCGCGACCCAACGGGGCGCCGGTGGCGGCCAACTTCCGTCGTGAGCAGGCCGCACTTCCTCCGCTGCAACCGGGGCAGGTGCTGTTGCGCAATCGCTATCTCTCATTGGATCCGTACATGCGCGGTCGGATGGAAGAGGGACCATCGTATGCACCGCCGGTTGCGCTGGATGCCGTGATGGAGGGGAGCACGGTAAGCGAGGTGGTGGCGTCAGCCGACGATGCGCTGACGGTCGGCACGCTGGTGATCGCGCCCGGTGGCTGGCAGACCCATGCCGTGGTGGATGCCGCATCGATCAGCCGCCGCTTGAATCCCGCGGGATTGCCGCTGAGCACCGCGCTGGGCGTGCATGGCATGCCGGGTTTCACCGCTTACGCGGGGCTGCAGGAAATCGGCCGTGTGCAGCCCGGCGAAACCCTGGTGGTTGCCGCCGCCAGTGGCCCGGTGGGCGCTACGGTGGTGCAGTTGGCCAAGCAGCAGGGCGCGCGCGTGGTGGGCATCGCCGGTGGCGAGGCCAAGCGCGCGTATGTGGAAACACTGGGCGCGGATGTGGCACTGGACCACCGTGCGGATGACTTCGCCGAGCAGCTCCGCCACGCTGCGCCCGACGGCATCGATGTCTATTTCGAAAACGTCGGCGGCAAAGTGTTCGATGCGGTGCTGCCGCTGCTCAACGACTTCGCCCGCGTGCCCGTGTGCGGCACCATCGCCACCTACAACGCGCGCGGTGTGCGGGTGCCGGGACCGGACCGGCTGCCCGGCTTTTTCAGCCAGGTCCTGCGTCAGCGCTTGAACGTGCGCGGCTTCATCCAGTCCGACTTCAACGATCTGTTCCCGCGCTTTGAACAGGACATGGCGCAGTGGCTGCGCGAAGGCCGCATCCAGTACCGCGAAGACATCGTGCAGGGGCTGGATGCGGCCCCGGATGCCTTCTTCGGACTGCTGCAGGGACGCAACTTCGGCAAGCTGGTGGTGGAGCTGGATTGA
- a CDS encoding Cache 3/Cache 2 fusion domain-containing protein has translation MTTSAATGSTMSISSRLALLLAAITATAFILLALLIYRQTAASYQQRVEAGLTTSASLMRDSVALYDRSLGESTRHMAELFRSALPPGDPSVDAEQRVEVAGQSAPQLRFGATPLALDDASVDRFASSTGGVATIFVREGDDFIRVATSLRNAAGERVLGTKLDHAHLAYPKIMAGEAFSGPAHLFGTDYMTYYMPMKDAAGEVVGIAFVGQDQSAGLAALKSSLRESTLGREGYFMAVDTRPGESFGKVIAAAAGEGTALSERVAVEDRPVLQALLEGREASATLRLRTADGAGTRDYFVSAQAHGPWRWMVLGLEPVSVLQDVLRTLLLQIAGISALALLAVIAATVLAMRRLLGRPLQEAEQVAVDVSAGRLDRHIPQRRADEVGRLLASMRRMQSTLRAVSAAQDQMAQQHTDGTISYRIDAAPFEGAFRSMVEGTNALVDSHVRTKLDMVELVQQYAAGDLSASMAELPGEKAKISTAVNGVRSRLLSINGEIKRLVAAAAAGDFSARGDAQAFENDFREMVEGLNTLMTTADHNLSALSDLLRNLARGDLRSRIEGDFQGVFAEMRDDANATVDSLGGIIAGIQRSADGVSAAAAETAAASEDLSRRTEQQAANLEESAASMEEMTAAVRQSADHAARADRLALQASAVATQGGQAVSQVEQTMALIEASSRRIADITTVIDGIAFQTNILALNAAVEAARAGEEGRGFAVVASEVRTLAQRSAQAAREIKGLIDDSVEQVGTGTTLAAQAGQTLQQVVAAVGELGGVIGGIAAASREQAAGIELVNQSIVQMDGVTQQNAALVEETSASAQAMTAQAQALREATARFMLARGSMAAA, from the coding sequence ATGACGACTTCTGCCGCCACCGGTTCCACGATGTCCATTTCCAGCCGCTTGGCGCTTCTGCTCGCCGCGATCACGGCCACGGCCTTCATCCTGCTCGCCCTGCTGATCTACCGGCAGACAGCAGCCAGCTACCAGCAGCGGGTAGAGGCGGGACTCACCACGTCGGCCAGCCTGATGCGCGACTCCGTGGCGCTGTATGACCGCAGCCTGGGTGAGAGCACGCGCCATATGGCCGAGTTGTTCCGCAGTGCGTTGCCGCCCGGCGATCCCTCGGTCGACGCCGAGCAGCGTGTCGAGGTGGCCGGCCAGTCCGCGCCGCAGCTGCGCTTCGGCGCTACGCCGCTGGCCCTGGATGACGCATCGGTGGACCGATTTGCCTCCTCTACCGGCGGCGTCGCCACCATCTTCGTGCGCGAAGGGGATGACTTCATCCGCGTGGCGACCTCGCTGCGCAATGCGGCGGGCGAGCGTGTGCTGGGTACCAAGCTGGACCACGCCCATCTGGCCTACCCGAAGATCATGGCCGGTGAGGCCTTCAGCGGCCCGGCGCATCTGTTCGGCACCGATTACATGACGTATTACATGCCGATGAAGGACGCCGCAGGCGAGGTCGTCGGCATCGCCTTCGTCGGCCAGGACCAGTCCGCCGGCCTTGCCGCCCTCAAATCCAGCCTGCGCGAATCCACCCTGGGCCGCGAAGGCTACTTCATGGCGGTCGACACCCGCCCGGGCGAAAGCTTCGGCAAGGTGATCGCTGCGGCTGCCGGAGAAGGCACCGCGCTCAGCGAGCGGGTGGCTGTGGAGGACCGCCCCGTGCTGCAGGCGCTGCTGGAAGGCCGCGAGGCCTCGGCGACGCTGCGCCTGCGCACCGCCGATGGTGCCGGCACGCGCGACTATTTCGTTTCCGCGCAGGCGCATGGGCCGTGGCGCTGGATGGTGCTGGGGCTGGAACCGGTGTCGGTCCTGCAGGACGTGCTGCGCACGCTGCTGCTGCAGATCGCCGGCATTTCCGCACTGGCCCTGCTGGCGGTGATCGCGGCCACCGTGCTGGCCATGCGCCGCCTGCTGGGACGCCCGCTGCAGGAGGCCGAACAGGTCGCTGTCGATGTGTCCGCCGGGCGTCTGGACCGCCACATCCCGCAACGCCGTGCCGACGAGGTCGGGCGCCTGCTGGCGTCGATGCGGCGCATGCAGTCCACCCTGCGCGCCGTCTCCGCCGCGCAGGACCAGATGGCGCAGCAGCACACCGACGGCACCATCAGCTATCGCATCGATGCCGCCCCGTTCGAGGGCGCCTTCCGCAGCATGGTGGAAGGCACCAATGCACTGGTGGATTCCCATGTGCGCACCAAGCTGGACATGGTCGAACTGGTGCAGCAGTACGCGGCCGGTGACCTGTCTGCGTCGATGGCCGAACTGCCGGGTGAAAAAGCAAAGATCAGTACGGCCGTCAACGGCGTGCGTTCACGGCTGCTGTCCATCAACGGTGAGATCAAGCGCCTGGTCGCGGCCGCGGCGGCCGGTGACTTCAGTGCGCGCGGTGATGCGCAGGCGTTCGAGAACGATTTCCGCGAGATGGTGGAAGGCCTCAACACGCTCATGACCACCGCCGACCACAACCTGTCGGCGCTGTCGGACCTGCTGCGCAACCTGGCACGTGGCGACCTGCGCAGCCGAATCGAAGGCGATTTCCAGGGCGTGTTCGCCGAGATGCGCGACGATGCCAATGCCACGGTGGACAGCCTGGGCGGCATCATTGCCGGCATCCAGCGCTCGGCCGACGGCGTATCGGCGGCGGCAGCGGAAACCGCAGCCGCCAGCGAAGACCTGTCGCGGCGTACCGAACAGCAGGCCGCGAACCTGGAGGAGTCGGCCGCGTCGATGGAAGAAATGACGGCGGCCGTGCGGCAGAGCGCCGATCATGCCGCGCGCGCGGACCGGTTGGCGCTGCAGGCATCGGCCGTGGCGACCCAGGGCGGGCAGGCGGTATCGCAGGTGGAGCAGACGATGGCGCTGATCGAGGCGTCGTCGCGGCGGATCGCCGATATCACTACGGTGATCGACGGCATCGCGTTCCAGACCAACATCCTGGCACTCAACGCAGCGGTGGAGGCCGCCCGCGCCGGCGAAGAGGGACGGGGCTTCGCCGTGGTGGCCAGCGAGGTGCGCACCCTGGCACAGCGTTCGGCGCAGGCCGCGCGCGAGATCAAGGGCTTGATCGATGATTCAGTGGAGCAGGTGGGCACGGGCACCACGCTTGCCGCGCAGGCCGGGCAGACGCTGCAGCAGGTCGTCGCCGCGGTGGGTGAGTTGGGCGGTGTGATCGGCGGCATCGCCGCCGCCTCGCGGGAGCAGGCCGCGGGCATCGAACTGGTCAACCAGAGCATCGTGCAGATGGACGGGGTGACCCAGCAGAATGCCGCGCTGGTGGAGGAAACCTCCGCTTCCGCGCAGGCGATGACGGCGCAGGCGCAGGCCCTTCGCGAGGCGACCGCACGTTTCATGCTGGCGCGCGGGAGCATGGCGGCGGCGTAG
- a CDS encoding TonB-dependent receptor: MHPNYRSFRRHPLALACAALSLGMAAPSFAQQAGGAPSATALDAITVTAERREQNLQEVPVSVGVVQGEKLRDYTAGGDDTLLALSGRVPSFYAETTTGRIFPRFYIRGLGNIDFYLGASQPVSIIQDDVVLEHVVLKSNPVYDVDQIEVLRGPQGTLFGRNTTAGIVKFDTIKPSQDPSGRVNASYGTHNSVAVDAGFGAPINDIAAFRVSALYQHRDDYVDNTYAGSSADGTVAPRKNAMGGFDDRNVRAQLLLTPTDAFSVLASAHARDYEGTSTLFLRNAISKGSNQPTAPRDRVAYDEAANNPQAYKTYGGSVKATYDFGNVELTSITAYETTSGYSRGDTDGGAAANFPVNGVPNGFGQSMGQVRDLDQWTQEVRLASVGEDRLKWQVGAFYFDGRDTTDFYQRAWFLQGAARNPNNWVRLRNTNTSFAGFGQLSYAATDKLTLTAGLRQTRDEKRTRLLKTADTAAGLVTYRGRTDVEMSDTTPSWDLSAMYQVNDQVGVYAKVARGFRGPTIQGRSAVFNSDFTTAESETILSWEAGVKSSLWDNRLRLNATAFTYAVNDIQLNGNDSDGNGVLFNADKARAYGLEADMELRPIPNLTLSAGLSLLHSEIQDDRVYAQVCALNGVVVCTVADPTIKVGANTFAQINGNPLPNAPKYGINLAARYDIPLNDAGTLFVSTDWNKQGYTSFVLYDSAEFNSKGDFEGGLKLGYSGNYGAYEVALFARNITNEKNLKGVIENYMAAVYNEPRTVGVSLNMNW, from the coding sequence ATGCACCCCAATTACCGATCCTTCCGTCGCCACCCGCTGGCGCTGGCCTGCGCTGCATTGTCACTGGGCATGGCGGCACCGTCTTTCGCCCAGCAGGCCGGCGGGGCCCCCAGCGCCACGGCGCTGGACGCCATCACCGTGACCGCCGAGCGGCGCGAGCAGAACCTGCAGGAGGTGCCCGTATCGGTGGGCGTAGTGCAGGGCGAGAAGCTGCGCGACTACACCGCAGGTGGCGATGACACCCTGCTGGCGCTGTCCGGCCGCGTGCCGAGCTTCTATGCCGAAACCACCACGGGCCGCATCTTCCCGCGCTTCTACATCCGTGGCCTGGGCAACATCGACTTCTACCTGGGTGCCTCGCAGCCGGTATCCATCATCCAGGATGACGTGGTGCTGGAGCACGTGGTGCTGAAGTCCAATCCGGTTTACGACGTGGACCAGATCGAGGTGCTGCGCGGCCCGCAGGGTACCTTGTTCGGCCGCAACACCACCGCCGGCATCGTCAAGTTCGACACCATCAAGCCCAGCCAGGATCCGAGCGGGCGCGTCAATGCCAGCTACGGCACCCACAACAGCGTGGCCGTCGATGCCGGCTTCGGGGCGCCGATCAACGACATCGCGGCGTTCCGAGTGTCGGCGCTTTACCAGCACCGCGATGACTACGTCGACAACACCTACGCCGGCTCCAGTGCGGATGGCACGGTAGCGCCGCGCAAGAACGCGATGGGGGGCTTCGACGATCGCAACGTGCGCGCGCAGCTCCTGCTGACCCCGACCGACGCGTTCTCGGTGCTGGCCTCGGCCCATGCGCGTGATTACGAAGGCACCTCCACGCTGTTCCTGCGCAATGCGATCAGCAAGGGCTCCAACCAGCCCACCGCGCCGCGCGATCGGGTGGCGTATGACGAGGCCGCCAACAATCCGCAGGCGTACAAGACGTACGGCGGATCGGTGAAGGCCACCTACGATTTCGGCAATGTCGAGCTGACCTCGATCACCGCCTACGAGACCACCTCCGGCTACAGCCGTGGCGACACCGATGGCGGCGCGGCGGCCAACTTCCCGGTCAACGGCGTGCCCAACGGCTTTGGCCAGTCGATGGGCCAGGTGCGCGACCTGGACCAGTGGACCCAGGAAGTACGGCTGGCCAGCGTCGGCGAAGACCGCCTCAAGTGGCAGGTCGGTGCGTTCTACTTCGATGGCCGTGACACCACCGATTTCTACCAGCGGGCGTGGTTCCTGCAGGGTGCGGCGCGCAACCCGAACAACTGGGTGCGCCTGCGCAATACCAATACGTCCTTCGCGGGCTTCGGCCAGCTCAGCTATGCCGCTACCGACAAGCTGACCCTCACCGCCGGCCTGCGCCAGACCCGTGACGAAAAGCGCACACGCCTGTTGAAGACCGCTGATACGGCGGCCGGGCTGGTCACCTATCGTGGCCGCACCGACGTGGAAATGAGCGACACCACGCCCAGCTGGGACCTCAGTGCGATGTACCAGGTCAACGACCAGGTGGGTGTCTACGCCAAGGTCGCGCGGGGCTTCCGGGGCCCGACGATCCAGGGTCGCTCGGCGGTGTTCAACTCGGACTTCACCACCGCCGAGTCGGAAACCATCCTGTCCTGGGAAGCCGGCGTGAAAAGCAGCCTGTGGGACAATCGCCTGCGCCTGAACGCTACGGCCTTCACCTACGCGGTCAACGATATCCAGCTCAACGGCAACGATTCGGACGGCAACGGCGTGCTGTTCAACGCCGACAAGGCGCGCGCCTACGGCCTGGAGGCGGACATGGAGCTGCGCCCGATCCCGAACCTGACCCTGAGTGCCGGCCTGAGCCTGCTGCACAGCGAGATCCAGGACGACCGCGTGTATGCACAGGTCTGCGCCCTGAACGGCGTGGTGGTGTGTACGGTGGCCGACCCGACGATCAAGGTGGGGGCCAACACGTTCGCGCAGATCAACGGCAATCCGCTGCCGAACGCGCCGAAGTACGGGATCAACCTTGCCGCGCGCTACGACATCCCGCTCAACGACGCCGGCACGCTGTTCGTATCGACGGACTGGAACAAGCAGGGCTATACCAGCTTCGTGCTGTATGACTCGGCGGAGTTCAATTCCAAGGGCGACTTCGAAGGCGGCCTGAAGCTGGGCTACTCCGGCAACTACGGCGCGTACGAAGTGGCGCTGTTCGCGCGCAACATCACCAACGAGAAGAATCTCAAGGGTGTGATCGAGAACTACATGGCTGCGGTGTACAACGAGCCGCGCACCGTCGGCGTGTCGTTGAACATGAACTGGTAA
- the rnd gene encoding ribonuclease D: MAIWITTPADLQARHAQRPTRIGLDTEFIRERTFWPQLALVQMAVGEEILLIDPLAPGMAEALAPWLTDTSIVKVMHSASEDLVAFKHTCGALPRPLFDTQIGASLAGIGGGMGYQKLVQEITGVALAKGETRSDWMRRPLSDSQLQYAADDVEHLFALHDAISSKLEAQGRLQWLADDGERLLASVANDEDLWPHLGMRSAQFLDVAAQHRLLRLLRWRDVQARASDRPRSWILDNELAATLARVPPVDEAALGRLFDQFPKAPRKLAGAVWQALNTPLADEAEAPRILPATDTNKQALKKLQDAVAECSRELDLPDGVLASRKHLESYLERRTWPAPLAGWRQQVLEPKLQPLLP; the protein is encoded by the coding sequence GTGGCAATCTGGATCACCACCCCCGCAGACCTGCAGGCGCGCCATGCGCAGCGCCCCACCCGCATCGGCCTGGATACCGAGTTCATCCGCGAACGCACCTTCTGGCCCCAACTGGCCCTGGTGCAGATGGCGGTCGGCGAAGAGATCCTGCTGATCGATCCGCTCGCCCCCGGCATGGCCGAGGCCCTTGCGCCGTGGCTCACCGATACCTCCATCGTGAAAGTGATGCACAGCGCCAGCGAAGACCTGGTGGCGTTCAAGCACACCTGTGGTGCCCTGCCCCGACCACTGTTCGACACCCAGATCGGCGCCTCACTGGCGGGCATCGGCGGTGGCATGGGCTACCAGAAACTGGTGCAGGAAATCACCGGCGTGGCGTTGGCGAAGGGCGAGACCCGCTCGGACTGGATGCGCCGCCCGCTGTCGGACTCCCAGCTGCAGTACGCCGCCGACGATGTCGAGCACCTGTTCGCCCTGCACGATGCCATCAGCTCCAAGCTGGAGGCACAGGGTCGCCTGCAGTGGCTGGCTGACGACGGCGAGCGCCTGCTGGCCAGCGTGGCCAACGACGAAGACCTCTGGCCGCACCTGGGCATGCGCTCCGCGCAGTTCCTCGATGTGGCTGCCCAGCATCGGCTGCTGCGCCTGCTGCGTTGGCGTGACGTGCAGGCCCGGGCAAGCGATCGCCCGCGCAGCTGGATCCTGGACAACGAGCTGGCGGCCACGCTGGCACGCGTCCCGCCTGTCGACGAAGCGGCGCTGGGCCGGCTGTTCGACCAGTTCCCGAAGGCGCCGCGCAAGCTGGCCGGCGCGGTATGGCAGGCACTGAATACCCCGCTGGCAGATGAAGCCGAGGCACCACGGATCCTGCCGGCCACCGACACCAACAAACAGGCACTGAAGAAACTGCAGGATGCCGTTGCCGAATGCAGCCGCGAACTGGACCTGCCGGACGGCGTGCTGGCATCGCGCAAGCACCTGGAAAGCTACCTGGAGCGCCGCACCTGGCCTGCCCCGCTGGCCGGCTGGCGCCAGCAGGTGCTGGAGCCGAAGCTGCAGCCGTTGCTGCCCTGA
- a CDS encoding formylglycine-generating enzyme family protein: MGGEDEAETVQRWTPPSVQIDAADRAAARRAADEALREGRLYESAEDAIPIWLALLQQDPDDRRARQGLQRARGALLAQADALLAQPLQQRMALAEATQLALVLMTIAPDDEKVRALQQRVERAQRVVAFNRAGEDDLRAGQIGEDGDGAIVNFREALALDKDNGRARQGLAAAESGLIGRAERAARSADFAAAGRWLAEASKVHDASPTISDAFERIEAIRAATLATLRDQGLRDLVTPQGLKPAREKLEAAMRIALPGDPAVALLRERIELATHYGSFRPGQVFSDALRDGGRGPQMTVVPHGGFQMGAGPTEPGATDAERPSHYVRFERGFAMAITEVTVDDFARFVKSANARPRATRRGHSIVYDERSGNFIRRSGVDWQSDYDGGRALANQPVMHVSVRDAEAYASWLSEQTGRSYRLPSEAEFEYAMRAGNAGRYPWGDGGKPPEDSGNFTGSLDVSPSGRRWANAFIGYGDGYWGAAPVAMFKPNAWGLHDMAGNLSEWVADCWHASYRRAPADGAAWYNPGCRARVIRGGNWANSPEQTRAAWRQSQDSDTTSARIGFRLVRGI; the protein is encoded by the coding sequence ATAGGGGGCGAGGACGAGGCTGAGACGGTGCAGCGTTGGACGCCGCCGTCGGTACAGATCGATGCCGCCGATCGCGCTGCGGCGCGCCGGGCCGCCGATGAGGCCCTGCGTGAGGGGCGTCTGTACGAATCCGCCGAGGATGCCATTCCGATCTGGCTGGCGCTGCTGCAACAGGATCCGGACGACCGCCGTGCGCGGCAGGGACTGCAGCGTGCACGTGGTGCGTTGCTGGCGCAGGCCGATGCGCTGTTGGCGCAGCCGCTGCAGCAGCGCATGGCCCTGGCCGAAGCCACCCAGCTGGCGCTGGTCCTGATGACCATCGCGCCCGATGATGAAAAGGTGCGCGCGCTGCAGCAGCGTGTAGAGCGTGCCCAGCGTGTCGTGGCCTTCAACCGCGCGGGCGAGGATGACCTGCGGGCCGGGCAGATCGGCGAAGACGGCGACGGCGCGATCGTCAATTTCCGCGAGGCACTGGCCCTGGACAAAGACAATGGACGCGCTCGCCAGGGTCTCGCCGCGGCGGAGAGCGGGCTGATCGGCCGTGCCGAGCGTGCCGCCCGGTCAGCGGACTTCGCCGCTGCTGGGCGCTGGCTGGCCGAGGCGAGCAAGGTCCATGACGCGTCCCCCACCATTTCCGACGCCTTCGAGCGGATCGAGGCGATCCGCGCCGCCACGCTGGCCACGCTGCGCGACCAGGGCCTGCGTGACCTGGTCACCCCGCAGGGCCTGAAGCCGGCACGGGAGAAGCTGGAAGCCGCGATGCGCATCGCGCTGCCCGGTGACCCGGCGGTAGCCCTGCTGCGCGAGCGCATTGAACTGGCCACCCACTACGGGAGCTTCCGCCCGGGGCAGGTGTTCAGCGACGCGCTGCGGGATGGGGGGCGCGGGCCGCAGATGACCGTCGTGCCGCATGGCGGCTTCCAGATGGGCGCCGGGCCGACCGAGCCTGGTGCCACCGATGCCGAACGCCCGTCGCATTACGTCCGCTTCGAGCGCGGCTTTGCGATGGCGATCACGGAGGTCACGGTGGACGATTTTGCGCGCTTCGTGAAATCGGCCAATGCACGTCCGCGCGCGACCCGGCGCGGCCATTCCATCGTCTATGACGAGCGCAGTGGCAACTTCATCCGCCGCAGCGGCGTGGACTGGCAGTCCGATTACGATGGCGGCCGCGCGTTGGCCAACCAGCCGGTGATGCACGTCAGCGTGCGCGACGCAGAAGCCTATGCCAGCTGGCTGAGCGAACAGACCGGCCGCTCGTATCGGCTGCCCAGCGAAGCCGAGTTCGAATATGCAATGCGTGCGGGCAACGCCGGGCGCTATCCCTGGGGCGATGGCGGGAAGCCGCCGGAGGACTCGGGCAACTTCACCGGCAGCCTGGACGTGTCGCCGTCCGGTCGACGCTGGGCGAATGCGTTCATCGGGTACGGCGACGGGTACTGGGGCGCGGCGCCGGTGGCAATGTTCAAGCCCAACGCCTGGGGCCTGCATGACATGGCGGGCAACCTGAGCGAGTGGGTGGCCGACTGCTGGCACGCCAGTTACCGCCGCGCGCCCGCCGATGGCGCGGCCTGGTACAACCCGGGCTGCCGGGCACGCGTCATACGCGGCGGCAACTGGGCCAACTCGCCTGAACAGACCCGTGCGGCATGGCGGCAGTCCCAGGATTCGGACACCACCAGCGCGCGTATCGGCTTCCGCCTGGTGCGCGGCATCTGA